From a single Arachis hypogaea cultivar Tifrunner chromosome 3, arahy.Tifrunner.gnm2.J5K5, whole genome shotgun sequence genomic region:
- the LOC112790696 gene encoding protein NDL1 isoform X1, whose amino-acid sequence MAESSDSVSLDMEKIYLGGKEHHIRTGCGSVSVIVYGDPEKPALITYPDLALNYMSCFQGLFFCPEAASLLLHNFCIYHISPPGHELGVGAICPDDPIPSVEDLADQIVEILNYFGLGAVMCMGVTAGAYILTLFAMKYRERVLGLILVSPLCKAPSWTEWFYNKVMSNLLYFYGMCGLLKECLLQRYFSKEVRGNAEIPESEIVQACRKLLDERKRTNVLRFLESINERPDITEGLKRLKCRTLIFVGDSSPFHSEALHMTSKLDRRFSALVEVQACGSMVTEEQPHAMLIPMEYFFMGYGLYRPCHFSDSPRSPLSPSCISPELLSPESMGLKLKPIKTRVSMEV is encoded by the exons ATGGCAGAATCCAGTGATTCCGTTTCACTCGACATGGAGAAGATCTACCTCGGTGGAAAG GAGCATCACATTCGAACTGGTTGTGGTTCTGTGTCTGTTATAGTCTATGGGGATCCTGAGAAACCAGCTCTGATCACTTATCCAGACCTAGCACTAAATT ATATGTCATGTTTCCAAGGATTATTTTTCTGTCCAGAGGCAGCTTCTTTGCTGCTTCACAACTTCTGCATATATCATATCAGTCCTCCTGGACACGAG TTGGGAGTTGGTGCAATTTGTCCTGATGACCCTATACCTTCTGTCGAAGACTTAGCAGATCAAATAGTCGAGATTCTCAACTATTTTGG GCTTGGTGCAGTGATGTGTATGGGAGTCACGGCCGGGGCTTATATTCTTACTCTTTTTGCA ATGAAATATAGAGAGCGTGTTCTTGGTTTGATACTTGTATCTCCTTTATGCAAAGCACCTTCTTGGACAGAATGGTTTTATAACAAG GTGATGTCCAATTTACTATATTTCTATGGGATGTGTGGCTTGTTGAAGGAGTGTTTACTTCAGCGATACTTCAGCAAG GAAGTTAGGGGAAATGCTGAGATTCCAGAGTCAGAGATAGTTCAAGCCTGCAGAAAA TTGCTCGATGAGAGAAAGAGAACAAATGTATTGCGGTTTCTTGAATCGATTAATGA GAGGCCGGACATTACAGAAGGATTGAAAAGATTAAAGTGCCGAACGCTTATTTTCGTCGGAGACAGTTCGCCATTCCATTCGGAGGCTCTGCACATGACATCAAAACTTGATAGGAGATTCAGTGCCTTGGTTGAGGTCCAAGCTTGTGGATCAATGGTTACGGAGGAGCAGCCACATGCAATGCTGATACCAATGGAGTACTTTTTCATGGGGTATGGGCTTTACAGGCCATGCCACTTCAGTGACAGCCCGAGGAGCCCGCTCAGCCCGTCTTGCATCTCGCCTGAGCTCCTTTCCCCAGAAAGCATGGGCTTAAAGCTAAAGCCAATAAAGACGCGTGTGTCAATGGAAGTTTGA
- the LOC112790696 gene encoding protein NDL1 isoform X2, with product MFPRIIFLSRGSFFAASQLLHISYQSSWTRELLQLGVGAICPDDPIPSVEDLADQIVEILNYFGLGAVMCMGVTAGAYILTLFAMKYRERVLGLILVSPLCKAPSWTEWFYNKVMSNLLYFYGMCGLLKECLLQRYFSKEVRGNAEIPESEIVQACRKLLDERKRTNVLRFLESINERPDITEGLKRLKCRTLIFVGDSSPFHSEALHMTSKLDRRFSALVEVQACGSMVTEEQPHAMLIPMEYFFMGYGLYRPCHFSDSPRSPLSPSCISPELLSPESMGLKLKPIKTRVSMEV from the exons ATGTTTCCAAGGATTATTTTTCTGTCCAGAGGCAGCTTCTTTGCTGCTTCACAACTTCTGCATATATCATATCAGTCCTCCTGGACACGAG AGTTGTTGCAGTTGGGAGTTGGTGCAATTTGTCCTGATGACCCTATACCTTCTGTCGAAGACTTAGCAGATCAAATAGTCGAGATTCTCAACTATTTTGG GCTTGGTGCAGTGATGTGTATGGGAGTCACGGCCGGGGCTTATATTCTTACTCTTTTTGCA ATGAAATATAGAGAGCGTGTTCTTGGTTTGATACTTGTATCTCCTTTATGCAAAGCACCTTCTTGGACAGAATGGTTTTATAACAAG GTGATGTCCAATTTACTATATTTCTATGGGATGTGTGGCTTGTTGAAGGAGTGTTTACTTCAGCGATACTTCAGCAAG GAAGTTAGGGGAAATGCTGAGATTCCAGAGTCAGAGATAGTTCAAGCCTGCAGAAAA TTGCTCGATGAGAGAAAGAGAACAAATGTATTGCGGTTTCTTGAATCGATTAATGA GAGGCCGGACATTACAGAAGGATTGAAAAGATTAAAGTGCCGAACGCTTATTTTCGTCGGAGACAGTTCGCCATTCCATTCGGAGGCTCTGCACATGACATCAAAACTTGATAGGAGATTCAGTGCCTTGGTTGAGGTCCAAGCTTGTGGATCAATGGTTACGGAGGAGCAGCCACATGCAATGCTGATACCAATGGAGTACTTTTTCATGGGGTATGGGCTTTACAGGCCATGCCACTTCAGTGACAGCCCGAGGAGCCCGCTCAGCCCGTCTTGCATCTCGCCTGAGCTCCTTTCCCCAGAAAGCATGGGCTTAAAGCTAAAGCCAATAAAGACGCGTGTGTCAATGGAAGTTTGA